Proteins from one methanogenic archaeon mixed culture ISO4-G1 genomic window:
- a CDS encoding nitrogenase component 1 type oxidoreductase, producing MASSNACGRHISISAHLAGYSDRMSYYVMDESEVILGVAEDGVVEAASKIIRSRRPRILLIYVCCSTYISGLDNERLRQRVKSENSDTEVLVVDMNPVAADTHNPPAVATQKKILGLLDFTDVRDDIVNLIGSDAAPDAECELYPLLKGCGVKEVKHLTLCRTYDDFLRMGMAGTNLVLSVKAMSAAKEISNARHIPLLPTYSVDRVKDHYRRLSESLGVSFDLDKYAKSAEDHVRKVSDMVKGMTVSVGSMATERPFDLARSLVNYGFDVRSVFHSGISKSEREDLEYLQARIPDLKVYDCGDPAMSSMVGKCGSVDIAIGFNAAYFTMAQRSVDIVQDRGLFGFYGIERLMDKIEESIESPTDFHRQVENANLVI from the coding sequence ATGGCATCCTCCAATGCCTGCGGCAGGCACATATCAATATCCGCTCACCTGGCAGGATACAGCGACAGGATGAGCTACTATGTGATGGACGAGAGCGAGGTAATCCTGGGCGTGGCCGAGGACGGCGTCGTCGAGGCAGCCTCGAAGATCATCCGGAGCAGACGCCCAAGGATACTCCTGATATACGTCTGCTGTTCGACGTACATTTCAGGTCTGGACAACGAGCGTCTCAGACAGAGGGTCAAATCGGAGAATTCGGATACAGAGGTGCTCGTGGTGGACATGAACCCTGTGGCCGCGGACACCCACAATCCGCCCGCGGTCGCCACACAAAAGAAGATACTGGGTCTTTTGGATTTCACGGATGTCCGGGACGACATCGTGAACCTCATCGGCTCCGATGCGGCACCAGATGCGGAATGCGAACTGTACCCGTTGTTGAAGGGATGCGGGGTGAAAGAGGTCAAGCATCTCACGCTGTGCAGAACCTACGATGATTTCCTCCGTATGGGGATGGCAGGCACGAACCTCGTTCTGTCCGTGAAGGCGATGAGTGCTGCCAAGGAGATCAGCAACGCAAGGCACATTCCGTTGCTCCCCACATATTCCGTGGACCGCGTGAAGGACCATTACCGCAGGCTGTCCGAATCGCTCGGGGTCAGCTTCGATCTCGATAAGTACGCCAAGAGCGCAGAGGACCATGTCAGGAAGGTATCCGATATGGTCAAGGGTATGACCGTATCGGTTGGGAGCATGGCCACCGAGAGGCCGTTCGACCTCGCCAGGAGCCTGGTGAATTACGGTTTCGATGTGCGTTCCGTGTTCCATTCGGGGATATCGAAGTCCGAGAGGGAGGATCTGGAGTATCTGCAGGCCAGGATCCCGGACCTGAAGGTCTATGACTGCGGAGATCCGGCGATGTCCTCCATGGTAGGGAAGTGCGGGAGCGTTGACATAGCGATAGGGTTCAATGCCGCGTACTTCACCATGGCGCAGCGCTCGGTGGACATCGTGCAGGACAGGGGTCTGTTCGGATTCTACGGGATCGAGAGACTGATGGACAAGATCGAGGAATCGATCGAGTCGCCGACCGACTTCCACCGTCAGGTCGAAAATGCGAATCTGGTGATCTGA
- a CDS encoding iron ABC transporter ATP-binding protein codes for MVKDLKVTNGRFGFGDRVLFSDISFEVGDNQVLTILGPNGAGKTTLLKCVMGFYKWSSGKAELNGRDISTFSPRELTKHLAYVPQMKSATFDYTVREMVMMGRSGHIGMYDSPSEADEAIVDSYLERLNIASLADRRYNTLSGGEMQLVMIARALVSEPEILVLDEPESNLDYSNQLRIMDLIEELSGEMTCIINTHYPEHALRISDKTLMLDGKGNYIFGNTADVITEENLMNVFRVKARIGSMTENGETYRFIIPIGRLRCPGCASVRRPTAVTASYASVRTYRRARS; via the coding sequence ATGGTCAAGGATTTGAAGGTCACGAACGGGCGTTTCGGGTTCGGGGACCGCGTCCTGTTCTCCGACATAAGCTTCGAGGTAGGGGACAATCAGGTCCTCACCATCCTCGGACCCAACGGGGCCGGGAAGACCACGCTCCTCAAGTGCGTGATGGGATTCTACAAGTGGTCCTCGGGGAAGGCCGAACTCAATGGCAGGGACATAAGCACGTTCTCCCCCAGGGAGCTGACCAAGCATCTGGCATATGTTCCGCAGATGAAGAGTGCCACCTTCGACTACACGGTCAGGGAGATGGTCATGATGGGCCGTTCAGGCCACATCGGCATGTATGATTCCCCCTCGGAGGCCGACGAGGCCATCGTCGACTCCTATCTGGAGAGACTCAACATCGCGTCTCTTGCGGACCGCCGCTACAACACCCTGAGCGGGGGAGAGATGCAGCTCGTCATGATCGCGAGAGCACTCGTGTCCGAACCGGAGATCCTCGTGCTCGACGAGCCTGAATCCAATCTGGACTACAGCAACCAGCTGAGGATAATGGATCTGATCGAGGAACTGTCTGGCGAGATGACATGCATAATCAACACCCATTATCCGGAGCACGCTCTCCGCATCTCGGACAAGACCCTCATGCTGGACGGCAAGGGCAACTACATATTCGGAAACACCGCTGATGTGATCACGGAGGAGAACCTCATGAACGTGTTCAGGGTCAAGGCCAGGATAGGCTCCATGACCGAGAACGGCGAGACGTACAGGTTCATAATTCCGATCGGGAGGCTGCGATGTCCAGGCTGTGCTTCTGTCCGGCGACCGACGGCGGTTACGGCATCGTACGCGTCGGTTCGGACATACCGGAGAGCCAGATCCTGA
- a CDS encoding iron ABC transporter permease protein, translated as MKYENKILLLVAVPVVLGFLLLGVGRYSVPFDHVVECIWSFIVSPTGSTEETVVMEVRFPRIVMSAIVGCALAMAGTVFQSTLSNPLASPDVIGVSSATAFGAALAIFIGLSAFPMQFLALAMGLVALAVVFFICKSSHSSSILSIVLAGIIIAGVFNALIALIKYIADPLTQLPDITYWLMGSLSGKGYDTILNALPLFLIGAIVIYALRWRLNIISLDDEEIRALGHDPAKLRWTFMLAATLLVATSVSLCGQIGWIGLVIPHIARLVVGSDNSRVIPVSMVLGATFLMVCDTICRSLIAAEIPLSICTALIGAPIFAVLFIRRQRSWSRI; from the coding sequence ATGAAATACGAGAACAAAATACTCTTACTGGTCGCTGTGCCTGTCGTCCTCGGGTTCCTACTACTCGGGGTCGGCAGGTACTCCGTACCTTTCGATCATGTGGTGGAGTGCATATGGTCGTTCATAGTATCCCCCACCGGTTCCACGGAGGAGACGGTGGTGATGGAGGTCAGGTTCCCGCGCATAGTGATGTCAGCCATCGTCGGCTGTGCGCTGGCCATGGCCGGTACCGTGTTCCAGTCCACACTCTCCAACCCGCTGGCATCGCCTGACGTCATCGGAGTGTCGTCAGCCACGGCATTCGGAGCCGCCCTCGCGATCTTCATCGGTCTCTCGGCATTCCCCATGCAGTTCCTCGCATTGGCGATGGGACTGGTCGCATTGGCGGTCGTGTTCTTCATCTGCAAATCATCGCATTCATCATCCATTCTGTCCATAGTACTGGCAGGAATCATCATAGCAGGGGTGTTCAACGCTCTGATCGCCCTCATAAAGTACATAGCGGACCCTTTGACACAATTGCCGGATATCACCTACTGGCTCATGGGAAGCCTTTCCGGGAAGGGGTACGATACGATACTCAACGCCCTGCCGCTGTTCCTGATAGGAGCCATCGTGATATACGCCCTGAGGTGGAGACTCAACATAATATCGCTCGATGACGAGGAGATCAGGGCCCTGGGGCACGATCCGGCCAAGCTGCGCTGGACATTCATGCTGGCCGCCACGCTGTTGGTCGCCACGTCGGTTTCGTTGTGCGGTCAGATCGGGTGGATAGGATTGGTCATCCCGCACATCGCAAGGCTGGTCGTCGGTTCTGACAACAGCCGTGTCATCCCCGTATCGATGGTCCTGGGGGCGACGTTCCTGATGGTCTGCGACACCATATGCCGCAGCCTCATCGCGGCCGAGATCCCGCTGTCCATCTGCACGGCGCTCATCGGTGCGCCCATATTCGCTGTACTGTTCATAAGGAGGCAAAGGTCATGGTCAAGGATTTGA
- a CDS encoding iron ABC transporter substrate-binding protein, with amino-acid sequence MSRNQIIAVAVVLIVAVAGICIFAFRDQGNGGTGTHEVTDMQGNVCIVPDNPSRVAITSQTPMVPVYIYYKAGIDTLAGANSGGLAYAKNGVLGQLYNLSSIPTDFVSGSTVNEDSLLALNPDLVIYTGNRTDEHTMLEKDNLANVGFNTAMTGGNSTDPFETIECWLKLMKDIFKNDGPTKKLVDYNNSAKALVKEKIDTVADADKPKVMIIFAINANGTVKVAGSGHYSEYWLNAAGAKNVAASLTGLQDVNMDQILAWNPEYIFFANSSGKMPADIIENKIDGQNWASVKAAQDSHVYVFPSETYFSYAPSLEAGVTLQFLAKVLHPDLFESLDIENVAKKWIKDMFGYDASDEMVSKFIYPDPTSAVIH; translated from the coding sequence ATGAGCAGAAATCAAATAATCGCCGTTGCCGTGGTCCTGATAGTGGCTGTGGCAGGCATCTGCATCTTCGCATTCCGTGATCAGGGCAATGGAGGTACCGGAACCCATGAGGTCACGGATATGCAGGGGAACGTCTGCATTGTCCCTGACAACCCTTCAAGGGTTGCCATCACATCGCAGACCCCCATGGTACCCGTATACATCTACTATAAGGCCGGAATCGACACCCTTGCCGGCGCCAACTCCGGTGGACTCGCCTATGCGAAGAACGGTGTCCTCGGACAGCTTTACAACCTGTCGAGCATCCCTACGGACTTCGTCTCAGGGAGCACAGTGAACGAGGATTCTCTTCTGGCCCTCAACCCGGATCTCGTCATATACACAGGGAACAGAACGGATGAGCATACGATGCTTGAGAAGGACAACCTCGCAAATGTCGGATTCAATACCGCGATGACCGGAGGGAACTCCACCGACCCGTTCGAGACCATCGAATGCTGGCTCAAGCTCATGAAGGACATCTTCAAGAACGACGGGCCCACCAAGAAACTGGTCGACTACAACAATTCGGCGAAGGCCCTCGTCAAGGAGAAGATCGATACCGTGGCGGACGCTGACAAACCCAAGGTCATGATCATCTTCGCTATCAATGCGAACGGAACGGTCAAGGTCGCCGGAAGCGGACACTACTCCGAGTACTGGCTCAATGCTGCCGGTGCGAAGAACGTAGCCGCGTCCCTTACCGGACTCCAGGACGTCAATATGGATCAGATCCTCGCATGGAATCCTGAATACATCTTCTTCGCCAACAGTTCCGGGAAGATGCCGGCGGATATCATCGAGAACAAGATCGACGGACAGAACTGGGCATCCGTGAAGGCCGCTCAGGACAGTCACGTTTACGTGTTCCCCTCGGAGACATATTTCTCGTACGCCCCCTCCCTGGAAGCGGGAGTCACACTCCAGTTCCTAGCGAAGGTTCTGCATCCAGACCTGTTCGAATCCCTTGACATCGAGAATGTTGCCAAGAAATGGATCAAGGACATGTTCGGATATGATGCGTCGGATGAGATGGTATCAAAATTCATATACCCTGATCCGACTTCCGCGGTCATCCACTGA
- a CDS encoding TPR repeat-containing protein: MPADAWSSSDEMTQANHISVVHGSMVVDVPRSIFKGKECRIDWDEVPPFKRIIQSRYPWITDNAVNVILNKAQMEMMRVRDEETNGREYSKTLADKGKLDDAIAHLRLRLELNPDDAKAWYDLGELLFKKGDAQGGFDAFKKGDELYKRK, translated from the coding sequence ATGCCTGCGGACGCGTGGTCAAGTTCAGATGAAATGACGCAGGCGAACCACATCTCAGTGGTCCACGGCAGCATGGTCGTGGACGTCCCGAGGAGTATCTTCAAGGGCAAGGAGTGCAGGATAGATTGGGACGAGGTGCCACCGTTCAAGAGGATCATTCAGAGCAGGTATCCGTGGATCACTGACAATGCGGTCAACGTCATCCTGAACAAGGCCCAGATGGAGATGATGCGCGTCAGGGACGAGGAGACCAACGGCCGCGAGTACAGCAAGACCCTTGCCGACAAGGGGAAGTTGGATGATGCGATCGCTCACCTCAGGCTGCGTCTGGAGCTGAATCCCGACGATGCCAAGGCCTGGTACGATCTCGGTGAATTATTGTTCAAGAAAGGGGACGCCCAAGGCGGTTTCGACGCTTTCAAGAAAGGTGACGAACTTTACAAGAGGAAATGA
- a CDS encoding dihydroorotate dehydrogenase electron transfer subunit, translating to MSDTVRIKQIIDEAYDTKTFVFDWDAEVRPGQFIMIWIPGTDEIPMSVSGISDTTKSITVKAIGDATKRLHEYKVGDRLTIRGPYGNGFDLKSRNILIIGGGVGTAAIMPAVVETGADTIIAARSDRDLIMLDTARKHAANLWIATDDGSAGFHGNAVQLMNEKLKEKSYDYVISCGPEVMLYFMFKACQDADQDCQLSLERYMKCGAGVCGCCVMDDKRICKDGPVFTRDQIAQLTEFGVSRRDACGRVVKFR from the coding sequence ATGAGTGACACCGTTAGGATCAAGCAGATCATCGACGAGGCCTATGACACCAAGACCTTCGTCTTCGACTGGGACGCCGAGGTCAGGCCCGGACAGTTCATCATGATATGGATACCTGGCACTGATGAGATCCCCATGTCGGTTTCGGGCATATCGGACACCACGAAGAGCATCACAGTCAAGGCCATCGGTGATGCCACCAAGAGGCTCCACGAGTACAAGGTCGGCGACAGGCTGACCATCAGGGGACCCTACGGGAACGGATTCGACCTCAAGAGCAGGAACATCCTGATCATCGGAGGAGGTGTAGGAACAGCGGCCATCATGCCTGCCGTGGTCGAGACCGGGGCGGACACCATCATCGCTGCCCGTTCCGACAGGGACCTCATCATGTTGGACACTGCAAGGAAGCATGCGGCCAACCTCTGGATCGCCACGGATGACGGCAGCGCGGGATTTCACGGCAACGCCGTTCAGCTGATGAACGAGAAGCTGAAGGAGAAATCCTATGATTATGTCATATCGTGCGGGCCCGAGGTCATGCTGTACTTCATGTTCAAGGCATGCCAGGATGCGGATCAGGACTGCCAGCTCTCGCTGGAGAGGTACATGAAGTGCGGAGCCGGCGTATGCGGATGCTGTGTCATGGATGACAAGCGCATCTGCAAGGACGGGCCCGTATTCACGAGGGACCAGATCGCCCAGCTCACCGAGTTCGGGGTGTCCAGAAGGGATGCCTGCGGACGCGTGGTCAAGTTCAGATGA
- a CDS encoding dihydroorotate dehydrogenase yields MVSLKTDVGSISLENPGMIASGIMDETGKSLVRVLRSGAGAAVTKSIGLEPKPGHDNPCFMEVRGGYVNAMGLPNPGIELFREEMEEAVKEGKIIGSIYGAGPEDFSKLAARMEDYGACAVELNLSCPHAKGYGMEVGTDPAMVKAIVSAVKSSVSIPVWAKLTPNTHILTQIGLAVQEAGGDAVVAINTLKAMVISPEFARPIMSNKFCGLSGEAVKPVGVRAIYDLATVLDIPLVGVGGISNWRDAAEYIMAGASAFQVGSAVGTEGLCVFKNINEGLSAFMEEYGYGSIRSMVGAAHE; encoded by the coding sequence ATGGTATCCCTGAAGACCGATGTCGGAAGCATCTCCCTCGAGAACCCGGGAATGATCGCTTCGGGCATCATGGATGAGACCGGAAAGTCCCTGGTGCGCGTGCTGCGCTCGGGGGCAGGAGCGGCCGTTACGAAATCGATCGGACTCGAACCCAAGCCGGGACACGACAACCCCTGCTTCATGGAGGTCAGGGGCGGCTACGTCAACGCCATGGGCCTTCCGAACCCGGGAATAGAGCTCTTCAGGGAGGAGATGGAGGAGGCCGTCAAGGAAGGGAAGATCATCGGTTCCATCTACGGGGCCGGCCCCGAGGACTTCTCCAAGCTAGCTGCGAGGATGGAGGACTACGGTGCATGCGCCGTGGAACTGAACCTCTCATGTCCCCACGCGAAGGGATACGGCATGGAGGTCGGAACGGATCCAGCGATGGTCAAGGCCATCGTATCGGCGGTGAAATCTTCCGTATCGATCCCGGTATGGGCAAAGCTCACGCCCAACACACACATACTCACGCAGATTGGATTGGCCGTTCAGGAGGCCGGAGGGGATGCAGTTGTGGCCATCAACACGCTGAAGGCCATGGTCATCTCGCCGGAGTTCGCCAGACCGATCATGAGCAACAAGTTCTGCGGTCTCTCCGGAGAGGCGGTCAAGCCTGTCGGGGTGCGTGCGATATACGATCTCGCTACCGTCCTCGACATCCCGCTGGTCGGGGTCGGGGGGATATCCAACTGGAGGGATGCGGCTGAGTACATAATGGCCGGGGCATCCGCGTTCCAGGTCGGAAGTGCGGTCGGCACAGAGGGACTGTGCGTCTTCAAGAACATCAACGAGGGCCTGAGCGCCTTCATGGAGGAGTACGGTTACGGCTCCATCCGTTCCATGGTAGGTGCTGCCCATGAGTGA
- a CDS encoding cysteine desulfurase SufS family, translating to MDMSEVRKDFPTIRKNLGIYLDNACQSLRPDQVIKAMDEYYEEYPACGGRSVHSMATRVSVAIDDTRSSLADFFGTDDPDCYIFTKNTTEGLNTAAYGLGLKKGDVVVTTDTEHNSNHVPWLFLEENTGIKRRMSKSGEDGVFDMESFKACMNRDVKVVSVQHTSNVTGSSVPVKAVTEIAHDYGATVIIDGAQAAPHMPVDLKKIDADIYCLSVHKMLGPSGMGIMYGKKEVLKKLRPLTLGGGTVGLATYDSVSLAPVPDRFEAGLLNYAGIIGTKAAIDYLSKVGMENVERWDAELLKRAFANLEDVKGLHIVGPDQPGKRCGILSFNIDGLVSHDIAMMLDSMSGVMIRSGMHCAHPFYVSRAIDGSARASTYLYNSPEEIDIFTDTVRKIAETFGE from the coding sequence ATGGACATGTCTGAGGTCCGCAAGGACTTCCCCACCATCCGCAAGAATCTCGGGATATACCTGGACAACGCCTGTCAGTCCCTGAGGCCCGATCAGGTCATCAAGGCGATGGACGAGTATTATGAGGAGTATCCCGCGTGCGGAGGACGCAGCGTCCATTCCATGGCCACCAGGGTATCGGTGGCGATAGACGACACCAGGTCGTCCCTGGCCGATTTCTTTGGGACCGACGACCCGGACTGCTACATATTCACGAAGAACACGACCGAGGGCCTCAACACAGCCGCTTACGGACTGGGCCTGAAGAAGGGGGATGTTGTGGTCACAACGGACACCGAGCACAACTCCAACCATGTGCCGTGGCTTTTCCTGGAGGAGAACACCGGGATCAAGCGCAGGATGTCCAAGTCCGGCGAGGACGGGGTGTTCGACATGGAGTCCTTCAAGGCCTGCATGAACAGGGACGTGAAGGTCGTATCAGTCCAGCACACCAGCAACGTGACCGGGAGCTCGGTTCCCGTCAAGGCCGTCACGGAGATCGCCCACGACTACGGCGCTACGGTCATCATCGACGGCGCCCAGGCGGCCCCGCACATGCCCGTGGACCTGAAGAAGATCGATGCGGACATCTACTGCCTCTCCGTGCACAAGATGCTCGGGCCCTCCGGCATGGGGATCATGTACGGCAAGAAGGAGGTCCTGAAGAAGCTCAGACCGCTGACGCTGGGAGGAGGGACCGTCGGTCTCGCCACATACGACAGCGTGTCCTTGGCACCCGTTCCAGACAGGTTCGAGGCGGGTCTCCTTAACTATGCCGGGATCATCGGCACCAAGGCAGCTATCGATTACCTCTCCAAGGTCGGCATGGAGAACGTCGAGAGGTGGGACGCGGAGCTTCTGAAGAGGGCGTTCGCCAACCTCGAGGACGTCAAAGGGCTCCACATCGTCGGACCCGACCAGCCCGGCAAGAGGTGCGGAATCCTTTCGTTCAACATCGACGGACTGGTCTCCCACGACATCGCAATGATGCTGGACAGCATGTCCGGTGTCATGATCCGCTCCGGAATGCACTGTGCACATCCATTCTACGTGTCCAGGGCCATAGATGGGAGCGCGAGGGCCTCCACGTACCTGTACAACTCGCCGGAGGAGATCGACATCTTCACCGACACCGTCAGGAAAATCGCCGAAACGTTCGGCGAATGA